In the genome of Yarrowia lipolytica chromosome 1B, complete sequence, the window GTGTGAAGAGTTGGTGCTGGAGTGTGTACTGCTGCCTGGGCAGATTGAGGAGAGAAGTCGCCGTGTTTAGCGTCTGGTCGAAGATCGGGATCGATATCGTCTGCCTGATCAAGGGGTTTACCTTCATTGACAGGGGAGTAGAGGACCATGCTCATATCCACGTCTTCattcttctcaatctccttgacagCAAACTGGGCACCGAGTTCAGTGGGATTGAACACAGATGAGATCTTCCATGGCGAGTTGGGTGCCGCAGCAGCAACTGACACCGAGGAAGTTCTTCTCTTACCTGCCTTGATGGGTGTAGACACAGGCGGAAGGAACTCGGGGTTCATGCGCGATAGGTTGACAGATTgaaggtcaagaagatccGTGGGGTCGTCAATGTCCATTTCGTCGGGGTCTTGGGTCTCGCTAGTTCGCAGATTGGAGAACTCCGAGGTCAGATCGTCAAAcggttgttgttgctgcaAGGGTCGGTGGTATTGTAACTGACGGTTCCGGACATCCTGGTCAGATAACGTGAAGCCACTGAATCCGGTCACCAGAGGCTCGTCGTCGGGCGCTTCGTCGATACTCATTTCTGCAAATGACATGGTTGTAGTTATGTCATACAGTGTATGCCACTTGAAACTTGATGCCAGCCGTATGCAGCCCGAGATGCATGAAAACAGATATTATTTTTGTTTAGCTGTATTAAGGTTACTTGgtacactacaagtagtttaGTCCCAACACAAGCAACGTGCGTACACTTGTGTGCCCATGCTCCACGCCACACAGAACAGCTCAGATTGCCTCTTCTCCGAGCTCGACAGTGATaccgacacagacaaaCCACTGCTTCACGATACCTCACACACCGTTCGTTTCTGCGAACCCCAGACCAAGCGGCGCATGGGCTTCCGCAAGTGGTTTTCTAGGACCAGCAATGAGAAGAGGCCTCTCATAGACCGCATCACCACACCCATGGACGAGATTTTGACCGACGAACCGCCCACGACTACAGACGCTTtgacttctcctccacgtGGCAGAAAATACAGAGACCATCAGAGAGAAGAGTATGAACGAAGACAGCATTATGAGAGGACGCGAGAACGGGACAGAGACAGGGACAGAGAGGGAGATAAGTACAGTGTTCCCCGGAGACAGCTTCAGGACTCTGCTCGTTGGCATGAACATGTCAGACAACAGCAACCTCACATACATCAAGCACACCAGATACCATACCAGATACCATACCAGATGCCACCAGGGCTGAGGCAACATATGCATCCTGCGTATCTTCAGCCACGACAGATCAGCCAGACGCCAGACGCCATATCGGGATACCCCAACCAGTCGTTACTGCGACCAATGTCTCAGGTGATTGAACCGCGATACATACGGACAGAGGGATTCCCTGTACCACCAGTGAAGTACGCACAGGTCCCCCAGGGAATGAAAGCGGAGATAATGGAGCTGAAGGACGATGCTGGAAATGATAAGAATGAGGAAAAGAAGTATGCCAAGGAtaagaaggacgacaagaagaaggaaagCGAAAGTCCGCAAATGCAGTCAAATATTGAGAAGATGGTCAAGAACGCGTTACAGAACCATCGCCCGGCAGTCTACGAGACTCTTGTTCGGATGAACTCGTTTGTCCTTTCGCTTAAGTTAGCCCTCTGTATAGCCTGTGTGGCTTTTTATCCACTGGTAGGTATTCTTCTCATTGTGGTTCTTTTTGGGTCTGAGATCTTGCTTGAACTAGCTATAAAGTGTGGTCCTGACAGGAGTTAGCTAAAagacagtacatactcgtacctgtATGTAGCTATGTAAGAGGATATATAGTGTACCATGAAATATACAGTAGCCATTTTGGAGACTATTGTCTCTGGCCTTTAATCTGTGTGTGCCTAATTCGTTTCTGCTATTTATGtttccatctcatcaatTGTAAATCCTATCAGGAAGAGTTTCCATCATATTAGTCCAGGTTCGCTCATCTACCCAGGATCTGAGATTTTGCAGAATGGCATGATTATCAATAACTCTGAAAGGCTCCACATCTCCAGGattgagcagcagtctcTGTTTTCCTCCGCCAGTGTGGGGCCAATCAGAAGCCCAAATTAGCTTGTTGGGGCTCTCCGAGGCGAAGAACTGAACCACTTCTTCTAAGTCGCTGTATCCAGGCCCCTGTTCAGACAATCTGTAGAATCCAGAGACTCGAATGAGCACATTTTTAGCAGTCAGCTTGATGAGGGACTCGAATCCAGTGTCTCCGGGGCTCTTCATCCCACCCAAATGGTCTGCAATTACCGTTACTGGTAGGTTCCCAATGACATCAAACAGACTGTCCCAGTAGTTTGGTGGAATATAGGCCTGGATGAAGTAGCCGAGAGGGCCGACAAGAGCGGCTGTCTTGACTAGGGTCTTAGAGACATATTCAACGTCCAATTGACCGGTAGACACGACATTGACTCTGACACCTCTGATACCCAGTTCCCACCACTcttgcagcagctccacgGGTGTGTTATCAGGATCAATTACCACCACTCCTCTCAATTTGTATCCGTTTTGCCGATCGGAGTGACCTCTGAGCGTGTCAATAATAAGCGAATTGTCTGTTCCATAAGGCGAGGGCTGGACCAGTACATTGTTACCAATCATGCCTCCACACAGATATCTGGAATGGGCCTCCAGACCAGGTAGAAGTGCCTGGTCGGTAGTGTATGTTCGTCTTCCGGCAAACGGATAATTAATTGGGTCAAATAGATGAACGTGTGTATCCCACGAGTTTGGCGAAAGCATTTTGTGTACTGTTGGTATTGCTGGGTGCACGTCTGAGGAAGGTCGCCTGGCTTATATGCACCCCACACTCGTCTAGGTTCAAAGTTGATCCGGAGCTTTTAGGTCGGATCCGAGTCGGTCTATTTGTAGTGGAACAAATGCGGATGCAAACCGATTAATGGAGATCTATCCACATGCCATCAGTCGTGCGACATTCTAAATCAAGCTGCTCATCTGTTTTTGTGTGGTTACTGAGGGCATCTCGTTGATCCTTTTATTAACACAGCCTTGCCGTCGAAATCATAAATGTGGGGCATGAAGGTGTAATCTCAACACCACGAAACACCTCAACGGAGAGGAAGGTGGAGCTCAAACGCTCAAATATGCTCAAAAGAGGCGGTGGGGGAATTTGAATCAGAAATGAGACAAGTGCACTTCAGTGCTGCTCCCCAAAGCTGCAATATGAAGCTTGAGGGTACAACGCAGACAACGATATATCCACAGGCTACTGCTAAAAGCTGGCGCGTGGATATAAGAAAACTGTCAGCTGTCAAATTCATCAGAATGGATCTAGAGTAGTGAAATTGAGGCCCAACAATTTACCGACCGtggaataaaaaaaaaaccaattTCAACACCCCTCGTGGACTAAATACAGCAATTTGATGTCGCTCTATACGGCACTCACCAGTGGTTACTGCCAATTAGGTTTGCGCTCGCTAAGCGGAAAAATGAACCTTGCTAGCGGAACATATTTTAACGTGATACAAGAATACAGGGGATGTAAGATGAGGTGAGACGAGGATGGTTTAGCTGAATTGTGTCTCTACTCGGTGTCAGATACACTTTCTTGCAAGTGTCTGTTTACGTAGCTTGGTCCTGATGGCCACCTTGATCATCGTGACATctgtctacttgtagttccACACTATCCCCACCAAGGCAACCTAGCTCTGATTAGCTACATGCATCGTTATGGCGTCATTGGGTCATGAAACAGTAATCTTGTAACGTACAGTAATACAACATCGATGGTTAAAGGTGAGATAATTGGTGAGATAAAAGGATCTCCATTTCCTGTCGTACGACTACTGTAGCCTATACAcggttgttgtttttttcagaTCTAATCACGTTGGGCACAAAATAGAAAAGATACTTGAACAAAAGCACAGGTTGCACTGATCCCACTATTAGTTGTCATTTTACTTCAGAATAAAAGTAGCTTGGAGCTCATTAATGTTTTATTCAATTCATTCTCGAACGTCATGGCATCCATCTCCCATGCATCTATCTCCCAATACTATATACATGTCTATCACTCGTCGTCAGAATAGTCACTGAGCTCGgcgtcctccagctcaacaGCATCGTCGTTAAGAGGAAACCGCAGAATAGCAGCAATACCTCCCAGGGCGTCAATTTGACGCCCCGAGTCCTGCAGATGCGAATACATAAAGACCTTGCCTCCGTTCTGCTGCACAGCCTGAGTGGCCTCAGCGTATCTGGATCTCTTAGCGTGATCGAATCCACGCACAAAGTTGGACGACAGGAAcaacacagaaacagcgcTCATTTCGAGAGCGTAATCCACGTGCTTTTCTCCGTACCACACTCGATCTGGGTCTGTATGGAACATGCGTTGGAACTGGTCCATTTCGTTTCCGTCAGCAGCAATGGCCAGTTTGTTGAGTGCGGATTTGTAGGAGATTGACTTGAGAGCCTCTCGAATAGCAGTCTTGCCTTCGGACGAAGTTTCCAGTGTGATAAAGCCCTGTTGCAGCTGGATGGCTGTTTTCACCTTATTATCCACAGCCCATGCCTTGAAATACTCCGAGAAGAGCTTGTTCATGTAAGGCATGGAGATGAGCAGCACGGGAATAGTCCAGTCGGCTTTGCATCTGTTTTCAATGGTTCGCAGCAGCGTTTCCTTGGCCACGTTAAAGAAGTCGT includes:
- a CDS encoding uncharacterized protein (Compare to YALI0B20614g, no similarity) gives rise to the protein MLHATQNSSDCLFSELDSDTDTDKPLLHDTSHTVRFCEPQTKRRMGFRKWFSRTSNEKRPLIDRITTPMDEILTDEPPTTTDALTSPPRGRKYRDHQREEYERRQHYERTRERDRDRDREGDKYSVPRRQLQDSARWHEHVRQQQPHIHQAHQIPYQIPYQMPPGLRQHMHPAYLQPRQISQTPDAISGYPNQSLLRPMSQVIEPRYIRTEGFPVPPVKYAQVPQGMKAEIMELKDDAGNDKNEEKKYAKDKKDDKKKESESPQMQSNIEKMVKNALQNHRPAVYETLVRMNSFVLSLKLALCIACVAFYPLVGILLIVVLFGSEILLELAIKCGPDRS
- a CDS encoding uncharacterized protein (Compare to YALI0B20636g, weakly similar to uniprot|Q89QU1 Bradyrhizobium japonicum Bll3033 protein), with the protein product MLSPNSWDTHVHLFDPINYPFAGRRTYTTDQALLPGLEAHSRYLCGGMIGNNVLVQPSPYGTDNSLIIDTLRGHSDRQNGYKLRGVVVIDPDNTPVELLQEWWELGIRGVRVNVVSTGQLDVEYVSKTLVKTAALVGPLGYFIQAYIPPNYWDSLFDVIGNLPVTVIADHLGGMKSPGDTGFESLIKLTAKNVLIRVSGFYRLSEQGPGYSDLEEVVQFFASESPNKLIWASDWPHTGGGKQRLLLNPGDVEPFRVIDNHAILQNLRSWVDERTWTNMMETLPDRIYN
- a CDS encoding uncharacterized protein (Compare to YALI0B20658g, similar to Saccharomyces cerevisiae DOM34 (YNL001W) and YCL001W-B; ancestral locus Anc_1.418, weakly similar to uniprot|P33309 Saccharomyces cerevisiae YNL001w DOM34 functions in protein translation to promote G1 progression and differentiation), with amino-acid sequence MRLISKGLKNKLEYKKLALDSTDDLYALTNVIQRGDLVEAKTLRAVPQTTGAFDDEQIQGNAGKKKVLRKLIYITVRAQKIVFDGEEIRITGVITDAGHHESLKTKYHTLALTPGDEVTVIKEFWDFFALQTLDQYVGADTMSALAMVFNSTGKFTIYELRHSVTRVLVQGYKAIPRKYDGQGSVGKTRGKQYNDFFNVAKETLLRTIENRCKADWTIPVLLISMPYMNKLFSEYFKAWAVDNKVKTAIQLQQGFITLETSSEGKTAIREALKSISYKSALNKLAIAADGNEMDQFQRMFHTDPDRVWYGEKHVDYALEMSAVSVLFLSSNFVRGFDHAKRSRYAEATQAVQQNGGKVFMYSHLQDSGRQIDALGGIAAILRFPLNDDAVELEDAELSDYSDDE